A window from Corynebacterium urogenitale encodes these proteins:
- the rlmB gene encoding 23S rRNA (guanosine(2251)-2'-O)-methyltransferase RlmB — protein sequence MAGNSQRRGAVRKTNKKGAQVGSGGQRRRGLTGKKATPKAEDRTYHAAYKRKKQQQRRASGAHDNRAAARKRHGLDDQVELVVGRNPVIECLHARVPATALFVSEGAKGDDRLAEAVHTCADRGISVMEVSKQELDRMTGNGMHQGIGLQIPPYQYREVEDIIERVGQSGKPGMIVALDNITDPRNLGAVIRSVAAFGGHGVIIPERRSASVTAVAWRTSAGTAARLPVAKATNMVRALKQFQQAGYQVIGLDAGGDHTLDTYDGTTPVVIVVGSEGKGLSRLVGETCDTILSIPMAGKVESLNASVAAGVVLSEFARQRRVN from the coding sequence ATGGCTGGCAATTCACAGCGTAGGGGCGCCGTCCGCAAAACTAACAAGAAGGGCGCCCAGGTTGGTTCCGGTGGGCAACGCCGGCGGGGTCTTACGGGGAAGAAGGCCACCCCGAAGGCTGAGGACCGCACGTATCACGCGGCGTATAAGCGGAAGAAGCAGCAGCAGCGTCGTGCCTCTGGCGCTCACGATAACCGTGCTGCAGCCCGCAAGCGGCACGGTCTCGATGATCAGGTTGAGTTGGTCGTGGGGCGTAATCCGGTGATCGAGTGTCTCCATGCGCGCGTTCCGGCCACTGCTTTGTTCGTGTCGGAGGGGGCGAAGGGCGATGACCGCCTAGCGGAGGCGGTGCATACGTGCGCTGATCGGGGTATTTCCGTGATGGAGGTGTCCAAGCAGGAGCTCGATCGCATGACCGGCAACGGCATGCACCAGGGTATTGGCCTGCAAATTCCGCCATACCAGTACCGCGAGGTGGAGGACATTATCGAGCGCGTTGGCCAGAGCGGGAAGCCGGGCATGATCGTGGCGTTGGATAACATCACCGATCCTCGCAATTTGGGTGCTGTGATTCGTTCTGTGGCGGCGTTTGGCGGCCATGGCGTGATCATCCCGGAGCGGCGTTCTGCGTCGGTGACGGCGGTGGCGTGGCGAACGTCGGCGGGCACGGCGGCGCGACTGCCGGTGGCGAAGGCGACGAATATGGTGCGTGCGCTGAAGCAGTTCCAGCAGGCTGGTTACCAGGTCATCGGCTTGGACGCGGGCGGCGACCACACGCTTGATACTTACGACGGCACCACGCCTGTGGTGATCGTGGTCGGCTCTGAGGGTAAGGGTCTGTCCCGTTTGGTGGGTGAAACGTGCGACACTATTTTGTCGATTCCGATGGCGGGCAAGGTGGAGTCTTTGAACGCGTCTGTCGCTGCGGGCGTGGTGTTGTCGGAGTTCGCCCGTCAGCGACGTGTGAACTAA
- a CDS encoding HNH endonuclease — protein MNQLQTYAALRASGIDLIAQCHALTHIAAPTPGEQLTEQLTALGMPEADAHTLAELTSVYYTPTSFTRRQRQAIAGAKRNRHSLATLEMIERYAWQAPTRAQAWRLREELCSQPGETSAIERLAASYLKEWKRKKKRPAPERGVRRYQHGELATLALTGNSSAIADMYNSLMQLRSDDPFGAAEEIFFGASAAARATLSTTVVIPIADLAALTNGDGDDIQLQLTNGAIISGAEYATRALEETGHAVLIDPMHGPVNAYRTKRYANHKQRTMALAENPTCAWPGCNKAGEECQYHHIKAWEHGGETNVANLVTLCAYHNGINDDDPNAPPRRGRIERINGQTTWIPPRHGG, from the coding sequence ATGAACCAGCTGCAGACATACGCTGCATTACGCGCCTCAGGCATCGACCTCATCGCGCAATGCCACGCGCTAACCCACATTGCAGCCCCCACACCCGGCGAACAGCTCACGGAACAACTCACCGCGCTCGGCATGCCAGAAGCCGACGCCCACACACTCGCCGAACTCACCAGCGTCTACTACACCCCCACCTCATTCACACGCCGCCAACGACAAGCCATCGCCGGAGCCAAACGCAACCGCCACAGCCTCGCCACCCTCGAAATGATCGAACGCTACGCCTGGCAAGCCCCAACCAGAGCACAAGCGTGGCGCCTCCGAGAAGAACTCTGCTCCCAACCTGGAGAAACTTCCGCAATCGAGCGGCTGGCGGCGTCGTATCTCAAAGAATGGAAAAGAAAGAAAAAGAGGCCAGCACCAGAACGCGGCGTGCGCCGATACCAGCACGGGGAACTCGCAACACTCGCACTCACCGGAAACTCCTCCGCCATCGCCGACATGTACAACAGCCTGATGCAACTACGGTCCGACGACCCCTTCGGAGCAGCGGAAGAAATATTCTTCGGAGCAAGCGCCGCAGCCCGCGCGACCCTCAGCACCACTGTAGTCATCCCCATCGCAGACCTCGCCGCACTCACCAACGGCGACGGCGACGACATACAACTACAACTCACCAACGGGGCGATCATCAGCGGCGCCGAATACGCAACACGAGCACTAGAAGAAACCGGCCACGCAGTACTCATCGACCCCATGCACGGCCCCGTCAACGCCTACCGCACGAAGAGATACGCCAACCACAAACAACGCACCATGGCGCTAGCCGAAAACCCCACCTGCGCATGGCCAGGCTGCAACAAAGCCGGCGAAGAATGCCAATACCACCACATCAAAGCGTGGGAACACGGCGGAGAAACAAACGTCGCAAACCTCGTCACTCTATGCGCCTACCACAACGGCATAAACGACGACGACCCCAACGCACCACCACGGCGAGGCCGAATAGAGAGGATCAACGGGCAAACCACCTGGATACCGCCACGACACGGCGGGTAA
- a CDS encoding metal ABC transporter ATP-binding protein gives MSLTFHNAAVEPLWRDLNLEVAPGEFLAVLGSNGVGKSTLLNVALGTRRLTHGNVNVEGPVGYIPQQRMFDPNTPLRAKDLVGLAVAHGALRNRRPQKHQVQDALAEVGATGLADLRVGELSGGQQQLIRQAQALANDPRVLLCDEPLLSMDLRAQKRTVELLDCRRREHDTSIVFVTHGINPILDVTDRVLYITPHGHVIGSVEEVMTSETLSELYRTDVKVLNVDGRLVVV, from the coding sequence ATGTCACTGACTTTCCACAACGCCGCTGTGGAACCGCTCTGGCGCGACCTCAATCTTGAGGTCGCGCCTGGCGAGTTTCTAGCGGTACTCGGATCCAATGGCGTCGGGAAATCAACGCTGCTCAACGTGGCTCTCGGCACACGCCGCCTCACGCACGGCAACGTGAACGTCGAGGGCCCTGTTGGCTACATCCCCCAGCAGCGCATGTTCGACCCCAATACGCCGCTGCGTGCAAAGGACCTCGTCGGACTAGCCGTTGCACACGGCGCGCTGCGCAACCGCCGACCCCAAAAACACCAAGTGCAGGACGCGCTTGCCGAAGTCGGCGCGACCGGCCTAGCAGACCTGCGTGTCGGCGAACTATCCGGTGGCCAGCAGCAACTCATCCGCCAAGCGCAGGCTCTCGCCAATGATCCACGAGTCCTCTTGTGCGACGAGCCGCTGTTATCCATGGATCTGCGCGCCCAGAAGCGGACAGTGGAGCTACTCGACTGCCGGCGCCGCGAACACGACACGTCCATCGTGTTCGTCACTCACGGCATCAATCCAATCCTCGACGTCACCGACCGCGTCCTCTATATCACCCCTCATGGACACGTCATCGGCAGCGTCGAAGAAGTCATGACCAGCGAAACGCTCTCCGAGCTGTACCGCACGGACGTCAAAGTTCTCAATGTCGACGGAAGGCTAGTGGTCGTATGA
- a CDS encoding metal ABC transporter permease: MSEFHTGNWWADTVTLLGVGFVQNAILAALLLGIVSGAIAPLIVMRDMSFAAHSTGELALMGAAAALLFGFGVSWGALLGAVVAAVVLAALGQREQDSIVAVVLSFGMGLSVLFIYLYPGRSSAAFSLLTGQIVGVSNASLGILLFLTIAVVIIVALLWRPLLFATVDPIVAAASGVKVKLLALVFAALIGVVASQGVQIVGALLLIALLITPGAAAVKVTANPLLAVLLSGLFSVLAAVGGLVASLAPGLPVSVFVTSISFLIYLACRGIAWFRSRHMNADEVRAREYASSATLDPNDAGSAHHHHAR; this comes from the coding sequence ATGAGCGAGTTCCATACCGGCAACTGGTGGGCCGATACGGTCACGCTCCTAGGCGTGGGCTTCGTACAAAACGCGATCCTGGCGGCCCTACTCTTGGGCATCGTCTCCGGCGCAATCGCGCCGCTGATCGTGATGCGCGATATGAGTTTCGCCGCGCACTCCACCGGCGAATTGGCACTGATGGGCGCTGCCGCGGCGCTGCTCTTCGGCTTTGGTGTCAGCTGGGGCGCGCTCCTCGGGGCGGTAGTCGCCGCCGTGGTTCTGGCAGCACTCGGTCAGAGGGAGCAAGACAGCATCGTCGCCGTTGTGTTGAGCTTCGGCATGGGTTTATCCGTGCTCTTCATCTATTTGTACCCCGGACGTTCCTCAGCGGCTTTCAGCCTCCTCACCGGTCAGATCGTCGGTGTGTCTAACGCGTCCCTGGGAATCCTGTTGTTCCTCACGATCGCCGTGGTCATCATCGTCGCCCTGCTATGGCGCCCCCTCCTTTTCGCCACTGTGGACCCAATCGTCGCGGCGGCATCGGGAGTCAAGGTGAAGCTTTTGGCCCTAGTGTTCGCCGCTCTCATCGGAGTGGTAGCCAGCCAAGGCGTACAAATCGTCGGCGCGCTTCTACTCATCGCCCTGCTGATCACGCCGGGAGCCGCCGCAGTCAAAGTCACCGCGAACCCGCTGCTTGCCGTCCTACTCTCCGGCCTGTTCTCGGTACTCGCTGCAGTAGGCGGCCTCGTGGCGTCGTTGGCGCCAGGCCTACCCGTGTCCGTGTTCGTCACCTCAATCTCGTTCCTCATCTACCTGGCGTGCCGCGGCATCGCATGGTTCCGCAGCCGCCACATGAACGCCGACGAGGTCCGGGCGCGCGAATACGCCTCAAGCGCCACTCTCGATCCGAACGACGCCGGTAGCGCCCACCATCACCATGCGCGCTAG
- the otsB gene encoding trehalose-phosphatase, translating into MNRRIPPLTQEDIAYLAAAQQLVVAMDFDGTLAPFSDDPSACRAEPGAMEALHVLAALPGTHVMVISGRNLQQLAGATELDPATAARAGAPGVDSDVIRMIGSHGAEAADGPALELSDFQRQLLDELEAYAEQQASRCAGMWVERKPLSIGLHTRTAQDRTIAADAVAAYQAFALQHSACSVTLGKDILEVAVSTATKGGYVSSFLEAFERATGHPVDAVVFAGDDTTDETVLSKLNPSRDIGIKVGDGDSAANRHLNGTTDVRDFLVSLLNARSTRR; encoded by the coding sequence TTGAACAGACGAATCCCACCGCTGACCCAGGAGGACATTGCCTATCTGGCGGCAGCACAGCAGCTAGTGGTGGCGATGGACTTCGACGGCACACTGGCGCCCTTCTCCGACGATCCCTCTGCCTGCCGTGCAGAACCCGGCGCGATGGAAGCACTCCACGTTCTCGCCGCACTGCCCGGCACCCACGTCATGGTGATCTCCGGCCGCAACCTACAGCAACTGGCCGGTGCCACGGAACTGGATCCAGCCACGGCCGCGCGTGCCGGAGCCCCGGGGGTAGACAGCGATGTGATCCGAATGATTGGCTCCCACGGAGCAGAAGCTGCAGACGGGCCAGCGCTTGAACTAAGTGACTTCCAACGGCAGCTCCTCGACGAGCTGGAAGCGTATGCCGAGCAGCAGGCCTCCCGGTGCGCTGGCATGTGGGTGGAACGCAAGCCCCTTTCTATCGGCCTCCATACCCGCACCGCCCAGGACCGCACCATCGCCGCGGATGCCGTCGCCGCCTACCAGGCTTTCGCCCTGCAACACTCAGCATGTTCTGTCACCCTCGGCAAGGACATTTTGGAAGTCGCGGTGAGCACAGCAACCAAAGGCGGTTATGTGAGCAGCTTCCTTGAAGCCTTCGAACGCGCCACCGGCCACCCAGTGGATGCAGTCGTGTTTGCCGGCGACGACACCACCGACGAAACCGTCCTCAGCAAGCTCAACCCCAGCCGCGACATCGGCATCAAAGTGGGCGACGGCGATTCAGCAGCCAACCGCCACCTGAATGGAACAACCGACGTGCGAGACTTCCTCGTCTCACTCCTCAATGCCAGAAGCACCAGGCGCTAG
- a CDS encoding LacI family DNA-binding transcriptional regulator → MNRPARRGTLASIAAELGVSRTTVSNAYNRPDQLSPELREKILRTAQRLGYPGPDPTARSLRTRRAGAIGVLLTEELTYAFEDQASVEFMSGVSVACGKMESSMLLIPAGVDGSAPSAKPTTLVNQASVDGFVVYSVAADDPFLAAVVNRNLPTVVCDQPAKDHQLSFVGIDDHAAIQPVVQQLVEAGHRQVGMLCIRLDREPNNGPVSLERLAGAQMHVQRSRIEGALEVLEKAGVDRASVPIIERHINDATNARSAAEELLTTHPELTAVVCTVDSMALAVAELAAKKGWKIPEQLSVTGFDGIPQAVDRGITTVRQPSKDKGRISGEVLAQLIKGEEPMPRTLLDTAVVEGTSIAAPRGGTC, encoded by the coding sequence ATGAACCGACCTGCACGCCGGGGAACACTCGCTTCAATTGCTGCTGAGCTGGGTGTTTCGCGCACGACTGTCTCGAATGCCTACAACCGCCCCGACCAATTGTCGCCGGAACTGAGGGAGAAGATCCTTCGGACCGCGCAACGCCTTGGGTATCCGGGGCCGGATCCGACGGCGCGTTCTCTGCGCACCCGGCGTGCTGGAGCCATTGGCGTGTTGCTGACGGAGGAGCTGACGTACGCTTTCGAGGATCAGGCATCGGTGGAGTTCATGTCCGGTGTGTCTGTGGCGTGCGGGAAGATGGAGTCGTCAATGCTGCTCATCCCCGCGGGTGTTGATGGTTCTGCGCCGTCTGCCAAGCCGACGACTCTGGTTAACCAGGCATCTGTGGATGGTTTTGTAGTGTATTCCGTGGCCGCTGACGACCCATTTTTGGCAGCTGTGGTCAATCGCAATTTGCCAACGGTTGTGTGCGATCAGCCGGCGAAAGACCACCAGTTGAGTTTCGTGGGCATTGACGATCATGCCGCTATTCAGCCGGTGGTGCAGCAGCTCGTGGAAGCGGGTCACCGGCAGGTGGGGATGTTGTGCATCCGGCTGGATCGCGAGCCGAACAACGGACCGGTGTCTCTAGAGCGTTTGGCGGGGGCACAGATGCACGTGCAGCGTTCACGCATTGAGGGTGCCTTGGAGGTGCTTGAAAAAGCCGGTGTGGATCGTGCGAGCGTGCCGATTATCGAGCGCCATATCAACGACGCCACTAATGCCCGCTCCGCAGCTGAAGAGTTGCTGACCACTCATCCTGAGCTCACTGCGGTGGTGTGCACGGTGGATTCTATGGCGTTGGCGGTTGCTGAATTGGCGGCGAAGAAGGGGTGGAAGATTCCGGAGCAGTTATCTGTCACTGGCTTCGATGGCATTCCGCAGGCGGTTGATCGGGGTATCACGACTGTTCGGCAGCCATCGAAGGATAAGGGTCGGATCAGTGGTGAGGTGCTGGCTCAGCTCATTAAGGGGGAGGAGCCTATGCCGCGCACGTTGCTTGATACTGCTGTCGTGGAGGGCACGTCCATCGCCGCTCCTCGTGGGGGCACGTGCTAG
- a CDS encoding alpha,alpha-trehalose-phosphate synthase (UDP-forming) → MTDTPRTNDPHSDTIDSGDVSADFVVVANRLPVDRTTDPTTGAVTWTPSPGGLVTALRPVLEANDGAWIGWPGSTDPVALGDMPDAADTGLHTVPVNLDAQDFEEFYEGFSNATLWPLYHDLIVPPRYERSWWQRYRTVNQRFADTAAETASKGATVWVQDYQLHLVPGMLRQRRDDVCVGFFLHIPFPNAELFRQLPWREDVLKGTLGADVIGFHTQDSARNFLDTLRALGYDVDTNDDDDAAEFINGARMPEDGVIVGHVQVSDSELDADSAASADDGHRKVRVGVFPISIDSAQVQQQATSAESLAATTQLRARLGSPKLLLTGVDRMDYTKGILHRLLAVEQLLHDGRLNPDDVVMVQVATPSRERLEEYRKTREAVERVVSRINGNYGQLGRPLVHYIHHGLPFPEIVALYAATDIMLVTALKDGMNLVAKEFIASHSDGSGALVLSEFTGAATQLTQAYMCNPHDGESVCEAILKAAEDDPTEQRERMLQMWEHVRTHDVDRWATSFLAQLKEAR, encoded by the coding sequence GTGACTGACACTCCCCGCACGAACGATCCACACAGCGACACGATCGACAGCGGAGACGTCTCCGCGGATTTCGTCGTGGTCGCCAACCGACTCCCCGTCGACCGCACCACCGACCCCACCACAGGCGCCGTCACCTGGACCCCCTCCCCCGGCGGACTCGTCACCGCCCTCCGCCCAGTCCTCGAAGCCAACGACGGCGCCTGGATCGGCTGGCCCGGCAGCACAGACCCCGTCGCCTTAGGCGACATGCCAGACGCCGCAGACACTGGTCTGCATACCGTCCCCGTCAACCTCGACGCGCAAGACTTCGAGGAATTCTACGAAGGCTTCTCCAACGCCACGCTCTGGCCCCTATACCACGACCTGATCGTCCCACCCCGTTACGAACGTTCCTGGTGGCAGCGCTACCGCACAGTCAACCAACGCTTCGCGGACACCGCCGCCGAGACCGCCTCCAAGGGCGCGACAGTCTGGGTGCAGGACTACCAGCTCCACCTCGTCCCCGGCATGCTACGCCAACGACGCGACGACGTGTGTGTCGGCTTCTTCCTGCACATCCCCTTCCCCAACGCCGAACTTTTCAGGCAACTGCCATGGCGCGAGGATGTCCTGAAGGGCACGCTCGGTGCCGATGTCATCGGTTTCCACACCCAAGACAGCGCGCGGAACTTCCTCGACACGCTGCGAGCACTCGGCTACGACGTGGACACCAACGACGATGACGACGCCGCAGAGTTCATCAACGGTGCACGCATGCCGGAAGACGGCGTGATCGTTGGCCACGTGCAGGTCAGCGACTCAGAACTCGACGCGGACAGTGCGGCAAGCGCGGATGACGGACACCGCAAGGTTCGCGTCGGTGTCTTCCCGATCTCCATCGACTCCGCCCAGGTACAACAACAAGCCACCTCCGCAGAATCCCTGGCCGCGACAACACAGCTTCGTGCTCGCCTCGGCTCCCCGAAGCTCCTGCTCACCGGCGTAGACCGCATGGATTACACCAAGGGCATCCTCCACCGACTGCTAGCCGTCGAGCAGCTGCTGCACGACGGGCGCCTCAACCCCGACGACGTGGTAATGGTCCAGGTCGCCACGCCGTCCCGCGAACGCCTAGAGGAATACCGGAAGACGCGCGAAGCCGTAGAACGCGTGGTGTCCCGCATCAATGGCAACTACGGCCAACTGGGGCGCCCGCTGGTGCACTACATTCACCACGGCCTACCATTCCCGGAAATCGTGGCACTCTACGCGGCCACGGACATCATGCTGGTAACCGCACTCAAGGACGGCATGAATTTGGTGGCCAAGGAATTCATCGCAAGTCACTCGGATGGATCGGGAGCCCTCGTGCTCTCCGAATTCACGGGCGCCGCAACCCAACTCACGCAGGCATACATGTGCAATCCGCACGACGGTGAATCCGTATGCGAAGCGATACTCAAGGCCGCGGAAGATGATCCGACAGAGCAGCGGGAACGCATGCTGCAGATGTGGGAGCACGTGCGGACCCACGACGTGGATCGATGGGCGACAAGCTTCCTTGCTCAACTCAAGGAGGCTCGGTGA
- a CDS encoding MFS transporter: MIHSSQPSATPTRNQRLDQLPLTRKHGKLLGASGIGWAMDAMDVGLISFIMAALTAHWGLNATQTSWLASIGFLGMALGAALGGLLADKFGRRQIFAATLLIYGLATGASALAGSLAVLMIFRFIVGLGLGAELPVASTLISEFSPRTVRGRMVVLLEAFWAIGWILAAIIGTFVVSASDNGWRWALALGCIPALYSVVVRWGMPESVRYLESRGRHEEAESAVRSFENSPPLASNKITRQGDNPAQQTHTGHDKGIETAHGIWDRLLAKRTAALWIVWFCINFSYYGAFIWIPSLLHAQGYTLVKSFTFTLIITLAQLPGYAVAAYLIERWGRRNTLATFLAGSALSAAAYGFASSDWQIIVAGCFLSFFNLGAWGALYAIGPELYPTTLRGTGTGAAAGFGRVASILAPLAVPPLLALGGTNLLFAVFGTAFAAAALAAYTLPEQKGKVLAN; this comes from the coding sequence GTGATACATTCTTCCCAGCCCTCCGCCACCCCAACCCGCAACCAACGCCTCGACCAGTTACCGCTGACGCGCAAACACGGCAAACTGCTCGGCGCCTCCGGGATCGGCTGGGCCATGGACGCCATGGACGTGGGACTGATCTCCTTCATCATGGCAGCGCTCACCGCACACTGGGGACTCAACGCGACGCAAACCAGTTGGCTAGCCTCCATTGGCTTCCTCGGCATGGCACTAGGCGCAGCACTCGGCGGACTCCTCGCCGATAAGTTCGGGCGCAGACAAATATTCGCCGCAACACTACTGATTTACGGCCTCGCAACAGGCGCTAGTGCATTAGCAGGCAGCCTGGCCGTGCTCATGATCTTCCGCTTCATCGTCGGCCTCGGCCTCGGCGCCGAACTGCCCGTCGCATCCACCCTCATCTCCGAATTCTCCCCACGCACAGTGCGCGGCAGGATGGTGGTACTCCTCGAAGCATTCTGGGCCATCGGCTGGATCCTCGCCGCGATCATCGGCACATTCGTCGTTTCCGCCAGCGACAACGGCTGGCGCTGGGCACTCGCCCTCGGCTGCATCCCCGCCCTATACTCCGTCGTGGTCAGATGGGGAATGCCCGAATCCGTGCGCTACCTGGAATCCCGCGGAAGGCACGAAGAAGCCGAAAGTGCGGTGCGATCCTTCGAAAACTCCCCGCCGCTGGCGTCGAACAAAATCACAAGGCAAGGAGACAACCCGGCCCAGCAAACGCACACCGGGCACGACAAAGGAATCGAAACTGCCCACGGAATCTGGGACCGGCTACTCGCCAAGAGGACCGCAGCGCTATGGATTGTGTGGTTCTGCATCAACTTCAGCTACTACGGGGCATTCATCTGGATCCCCTCACTGCTCCACGCGCAGGGCTATACGCTCGTTAAAAGCTTCACGTTCACACTCATCATCACGCTCGCGCAGCTGCCCGGCTACGCCGTCGCCGCATACCTCATCGAACGATGGGGGCGGCGCAACACGCTCGCCACATTCCTCGCAGGCTCCGCCCTCAGCGCCGCAGCATACGGCTTCGCTTCATCCGACTGGCAGATCATCGTCGCAGGCTGCTTCCTGTCATTCTTCAACCTAGGAGCATGGGGCGCGCTCTACGCCATCGGTCCGGAACTGTACCCCACCACGCTCCGCGGCACCGGCACCGGGGCGGCCGCCGGCTTCGGCCGAGTGGCATCCATCCTCGCACCATTAGCCGTACCGCCACTACTCGCACTCGGCGGCACGAACCTACTCTTCGCAGTATTCGGAACCGCATTCGCAGCTGCAGCCTTGGCGGCCTACACACTTCCGGAACAAAAAGGAAAAGTACTCGCCAACTAG
- a CDS encoding metal ABC transporter solute-binding protein, Zn/Mn family has protein sequence MKKTIASLAGVLTLTLGLTACADGGSNDQPADGNIKIVASTSVWGDIAKAVAGDAENVEVVNILSSTNDDPHEYEATARDLATISEADVVVGNGGGYDNWLTDHVEDGTPLITAEPLAAAHNHGHGEHGHDHDHEHGHGEEHGHDHEHAGEGHNHGAAFENDTHSWMSMDKVDDFADKLAEELHKLDDTISEDADKTVTDKTEAISERVDKLKKADYILTEPVGYHLIADSALHDVTPAGFAQAIASEAEPSAADIAAAQKVINDGDVQVLITNEQSQTPASQELIRAAKDKDVAVINVNETPDTGDSYFDYVDKFLSELETATK, from the coding sequence ATGAAAAAGACGATTGCTTCACTCGCGGGCGTACTGACTCTCACGCTCGGACTCACCGCCTGCGCCGATGGCGGATCCAACGACCAACCAGCCGATGGCAACATCAAAATCGTTGCCTCCACCAGCGTCTGGGGTGACATCGCCAAGGCCGTCGCCGGCGATGCCGAGAACGTGGAGGTCGTCAACATCCTCTCCTCCACCAACGACGACCCACACGAATACGAAGCAACCGCCCGCGACCTCGCGACCATCTCCGAAGCCGACGTAGTTGTCGGCAACGGTGGCGGTTACGACAACTGGCTGACCGATCACGTGGAAGACGGAACTCCCCTGATCACCGCCGAGCCACTCGCTGCGGCACACAACCACGGCCACGGCGAACATGGCCATGATCATGACCACGAGCACGGCCACGGCGAAGAGCATGGCCACGACCACGAGCACGCCGGCGAAGGCCACAACCACGGCGCCGCCTTCGAAAACGACACCCACTCATGGATGAGCATGGACAAGGTCGACGACTTCGCCGACAAGCTCGCCGAAGAACTCCACAAGCTTGACGACACCATCTCCGAAGACGCCGACAAGACAGTCACCGACAAGACCGAGGCGATTTCCGAGCGCGTCGACAAGCTGAAGAAAGCTGACTACATCCTCACCGAGCCAGTCGGTTACCACCTGATCGCCGATTCCGCCCTGCACGACGTCACCCCGGCAGGTTTCGCCCAAGCCATCGCCAGCGAAGCCGAGCCATCAGCTGCCGACATTGCTGCCGCCCAGAAAGTCATCAACGACGGCGACGTACAGGTCCTCATCACCAACGAACAGTCCCAAACCCCGGCATCCCAGGAACTCATCCGCGCGGCTAAGGACAAGGACGTCGCAGTGATCAACGTCAACGAGACCCCTGACACCGGCGACAGCTACTTCGACTACGTCGACAAGTTCCTCTCTGAATTGGAAACCGCTACCAAGTAG